A stretch of Besnoitia besnoiti strain Bb-Ger1 chromosome Unknown contig00015, whole genome shotgun sequence DNA encodes these proteins:
- a CDS encoding GDA1/CD39 (nucleoside phosphatase) family protein (encoded by transcript BESB_027390) — translation MLCRENRIDPSQPLEQRLQFEGCKRIKGTGDFDRCYALVERFIVGPKYPLPANIEAASSGFESLKQVFQFASTSAAMVITGGAMVGSIRVLKRANLLGSSFSGDPHELEKAARIFCGASVKVEDGKGAAIHLPNHHEKLGVWTYDICKVIAMNVALVKHMMAAEKRPASISWEKSVKNDEGVEVADLGWHVGAILQQILDVEKFGRMAYESGWTYNL, via the coding sequence ATGCTTTGTAGGGAAAACCGGATTGACCCTAGCCAGCCTCTGGAGCAACGGCTGCAATTTGAAGGCTGCAAGAGGATCAAAGGCACAGGAGACTTCGATCGGTGCTACGCCCTGGTTGAAAGATTCATTGTCGGGCCTAAATATCCCCTTCCAGCGAATATCGAGGCAGCATCTTCCGGCTTTGAGTCTCTAAAGCAGGTCTTTCAGTTCGCGTCCACGAGTGCCGCAATGGTGATCACCGGGGGGGCAATGGTAGGAAGTATCCGCGTTCTGAAAAGGGCTAACCTTCTAGGCAGCTCTTTTTCTGGCGACCCTCACGAACTTGAAAAAGCGGCGCGGATATTCTGCGGTGCGTCAGTGAAGGTAGAGGACGGAAAAGGCGCCGCAATTCATCTCCCCAATCACCACGAGAAGCTTGGTGTGTGGACGTACGATATTTGCAAAGTCATCGCGATGAATGTCGCCCTAGTCAAGCACATGATGGCAGCCGAAAAGCGACCGGCGTCGATTAGCTGGGAGAAGAGCGTGAAGAACGACGAAGGCGTAGAAGTTGCGGATCTCGGCTGGCACGTTGGAGCCATCTTGCAGCAGATTCTTGATGTCGAGAAGTTTGGCCGCATGGCATATGAGTCCGGATGGACTTACAATTTGTGA
- a CDS encoding GDA1/CD39 (nucleoside phosphatase) family protein (encoded by transcript BESB_027400) has translation MKNVVAVAWSVVLVCSVAFSPREALADPEDFGEVSGDPDVQPPEFPQKGAVNTISAEELPAEAQHWLRVSQESKKNKFAELARSAVSRIQEGRQALMRLRGLERRCHRAAQAFVVIDGGSSATRASVFLATTLACPHQGRRVIPSSIRLIATGERHPGLREVLEKWLDKHAGQDWESREVDSRLLLRNFRHMLETAQKFMKVLEDEIVGLMERELADEQKRQVQALGVPVILYSTAGVRDFHDWYRDGFFVALRFALNHFTNTAGYKFFTTPELTRPISGAEEGLYAFMTLNHLTGRLTEESSYCTLGADGMQACRSELAGVLEFGGASAQVVFPVAPADVLPSSVKAVNLQRERLLPERYPQADVVSVSFMQVGVASSAGLFLKQVCSEKEFLNDGICYNPCFFKGYEQDCSAGDVSIDPLTGDVTVSTETRKNKLKPIATYCSLSNSEIRMKATNEMLCRENRIDPSQPLEQRLQFEGCKRIKGTGDFDRCYALVERFIVGPKYPLPANIEAASSGFESLKQVFQFASTSAAMVITGGAMVGSIRVLKRANLLGSSFSGDPHELEKAARIFCGASVKVEDGKGAAIHLPNHHEKLGVWTYDICKVIAMNVALVKHMMAAEKRPASISWEKSVKNDEGVEVADLGWHVGAILQQILDVEKFGRMAYESGWTYNL, from the coding sequence ATGAAGAACGTCGTGGCGGTCGCGTGGAGCGTGGTGCTGGTCTGCTcggtcgccttctcgccccgTGAAGCTCTGGCTGATCCAGAAGACTTCGGCGAAGTTTCCGGCGACCCAGATGTGCAGCCCCCCGAGTTTCCACAGAAAGGGGCTGTGAACACCATATCAGCCGAGGagctgccggcggaggcgcagcactGGCTGCGTGTGTCTCAAGAGTCGAAGAAGAACAAGTTCGCCGAACTGGCGAGAAGCGCCGTGTCACGAATTCAGGAAGGCCGGCAAGCGTTGATGCGCTTGAGGGGGCTAGAACGGAGATGCCATCGAGCCGCACAGGCGTTCGTCGTGATTgatggcggcagcagcgcgacccGAGCAAGCGTTTTTCTGGCTACCACCTTGGCGTGCCCGCACCAGGGGCGTCGCGTGATTCCGTCTTCCATTCGTCTAATTGCGACTGGAGAGCGCCACCCGGGGCTGCGCGAGGTCTTGGAGAAGTGGCTGGATAAGCACGCTGGGCAGGACTGGGAATCTCGAGAAGTCGATTCCAGGCTCCTGCTCAGAAACTTCCGCCATATGTTGGAGACCGCTCAAAAGTTTATGAAGGTGCTGGAGGATGAAATCGTGGGCTTGATGGAGCGCGAACTTGCGGATGAGCAAAAGAGGCAAGTCCAAGCTCTCGGCGTGCCGGTCATCCTTTACAGCACTGCAGGCGTCCGAGATTTCCATGACTGGTACCGCGACGGGTTCTTCGTCGCATTGCGCTTCGCACTCAATCACTTCACGAATACGGCTGGATACAAGTTCTTCACAACTCCGGAACTCACACGCCCCATtagcggcgccgaagagggtCTGTATGCATTCATGACGTTGAATCACCTCACAGGCCGCCTGACTGAGGAGAGCTCGTACTGCACCTTGGGGGCGGACGGTATGCAGGCTTGCCGAAGCGAATTGGCTGGCGTTCTTGAGTTTGGAGGCGCATCGGCTCAGGTTGTTTTCCCTGTTGCACCTGCAGACGTCCTACCGTCTTCTGTGAAAGCTGTGAATCTTCAGCGGGAACGTCTCTTGCCCGAGCGGTATCCGCAAGCTGACGTCGTATCTGTGTCATTCATGCAGGTCGGCGTAGCGAGCTCTGCTGGTCTTTTCTTGAAACAAGTATGCAGTGAAAAAGAGTTCCTGAATGACGGCATTTGCTACAATCCGTGCTTTTTCAAGGGATATGAACAAGACTGCTCAGCGGGAGACGTGTCTATCGACCCCCTGACGGGGGACGTTACTGTGAGTACAGAAACGAGGAAAAACAAGCTCAAGCCGATTGCAACCTACTGCTCACTGAGCAATTCGGAAATCCGGATGAAGGCGACCAACGAGATGCTTTGTAGGGAAAACCGGATTGACCCTAGCCAGCCTCTGGAGCAACGGCTGCAATTTGAAGGCTGCAAGAGGATCAAAGGCACAGGAGACTTCGATCGGTGCTACGCCCTGGTTGAAAGATTCATTGTCGGGCCTAAATATCCCCTTCCAGCGAATATCGAGGCAGCATCTTCCGGCTTTGAGTCTCTAAAGCAGGTCTTTCAGTTCGCGTCCACGAGTGCCGCAATGGTGATCACCGGGGGGGCAATGGTAGGAAGTATCCGCGTTCTGAAAAGGGCTAACCTTCTAGGCAGCTCTTTTTCTGGCGACCCTCACGAACTCGAAAAAGCGGCGCGGATATTCTGCGGTGCGTCAGTGAAGGTAGAGGACGGAAAAGGCGCCGCAATTCATCTCCCCAATCACCACGAGAAGCTTGGTGTGTGGACGTACGATATTTGCAAAGTCATCGCGATGAATGTCGCCCTAGTCAAGCACATGATGGCAGCCGAAAAGCGACCGGCGTCGATTAGCTGGGAGAAGAGCGTGAAGAACGACGAAGGCGTAGAAGTTGCGGATCTCGGCTGGCACGTTGGAGCCATCTTGCAGCAGATTCTTGATGTCGAGAAGTTTGGCCGCATGGCATATGAGTCCGGATGGACTTACAATTTGTGA